The Polypterus senegalus isolate Bchr_013 chromosome 1, ASM1683550v1, whole genome shotgun sequence genomic sequence ggtgaatcgccatatgcggcgtgtaaaactgtttgcaaggggtatcccatgggatccttaaaacattcctttacaactgaggttaaaacacaatgaagtgagcagtctttaaaaaaagagttttcggttacgacgcaccaccgcatgcactatagcaaactgttttacacgctacatacagcaattcacatccgcgacaaacatgcgtcttcttagatactcctgcactttgtacgcacccccctcccaccgtggtcgggtgtctaggtggattatatatagaaaggcagccaaaaccgcacagagcaattaaaagtctacgtgagtcacaggtgcatctggactgtgtgtccttctcctcttctccTGTTCCAACCTGAGCGCCgtatggacgattgtgtgttggttcgttccgtgcattggttaaaacccaatgaaggaagcagtctttaaaaaccaataagccctgtgcctctgtttcattaccgtctcacctgcttcaccaatgcaggctccgcaacaggcgatccgtcattcccatgacccgccgggcagccaaccgggtaaccaaagtctttgggttcaagggggagtatggttacaaagctgaaacttaaaggaattgacggaagggcaccaccaggtgtggagcctttcggtTCATTTGACttaacacaggaaacctcacccggacacggacacggacaggattgacagattgatagctctttctcgattctgtgggtggtggtgcatggcagttcttggtggagcgatttggctggttatttccgaaaacgaacgagactcccgcctgctaaatagttacacgacccaacagcggtcggcgtccaaattcttagagggacaagtggctttcagccacgtgagattgagcattaacaggtctgtgatgcacttgtatgtctggtactgcacgcgcgctacactgaatggatcaacgtgtgtctacccggcgtgggtaagccgttaaaccccattcgtgatggagaccgtgacTTCCAATTggtccccacgaacgagaaattcccagtacgtgcgggtcatacgctcgcactgattacgtccctgccctttgtaaagccccccatggtcgggtgacttggtggattatatataaaaaaaaaagcagccggaaccgcaaagaacaatgaaaaatcaacatggaaaccgactgaggcggtgtttggaaaattaatagtcaacgtgactcacaggtgcatgtggactgtacacagacgaaagcgactcaggtagggagttgggggcgggcacataagcgggcagtgcatactgaacgagcgccgttcaaccccgtccttcgctttggaaggagaaagcgtgacggcgctcctccggttttcagtcacggacaattgtatgttggttcgtagcgtgcattgttgcaatgttacttttcttggtggtttattaaattacggatttttcaaatgtttattttttcctctgtgcttaaaaatcatttaaaaagcggcctgattatgcggcgtatgctacgctgcgggttggctagttattattattattgttatttaatatataaagcagagtcgatgtatgtatgtgtgtgtgtatgtatgtatgtttgtttgtccaccattcaaatctgcaccgggtgtccgatcgccaccaaactaggaatggggctcctttgtgaccaggaggaggtcatggggtatgtttggttgggaaaaatgttcatggtgaagcacagggcaccttttcaccgacgcAACGTTCGGCACACGCATTGCAACAGGCGTTCACGGCAGCACCATCTAATGGCACGTTTGGTCCATAtacgtcgctctttacccatgtttccaAGAGATGGcgcaagtgtccaagtatgagaaggccgactgctttgatcgggtaaAGGCGAACTGCCGTATgaatgtaaaacgtgaacgacccagtgcgcttgaccggctgacacacctgCGTTTCCgcgggtcacactcccacacgtaCTGATAGTGTTGTATTTCATTCAccaacgtccgttatatgcaagcacgtttcaacagagactcgccttaaaaagacagcatccttcccccaccattttccccagatgcagcagtggttgtatgtcacttctctctgtagtaccgttagatggcatcacggttcagcacagacgctccttacaaacagacCACCCCTCCCCGCCAATTTTCCCAGtacagtttcagtgctactctttctcactggctttttgtatttgtggtgctatttgtttgctttccagcgtattgtaaataaggtaaatttATCTCACTGTGGTACACTTATTCcttacgtaataccatgtaacacaatttaattgtcctgcttttcgctaatatacccatgccactgaaaaaaacacgtagaattggaaggtccacttcagatgccagaagaaactctatttcaagggcgtctgaaacgccacagcagacagaatccagactggatgaacttacaataaaatgtgaatcagaaaactgtttgttctatttctatgttctgtttctttcatttgggaaattcactggTTATACATTCCcaggcaacgccgggtactcctgctagttatttaataattgccattattagtgcataaatggatataaatactattgcatttaaacgattcgccaaaatctgttgtatgtaaacaatactgttttaaacgttgttgttttttcatcagaaaaccgggtttccacgtctacctgtattagtttaaatggcacttttgccattcgaaatatggcggatgcgctgacgtattgtgtcaactgggcaacacagtgaatgtggtgtCTATCTGTATATGTCTATAGGGTAGTCGATACAATTGGACCTGTGATTGGTCCCCCTAGGTGCCTGGTGCACGCCCCTTCAGTAGCACAAACACTGCCCCTTTGTGTGTGTGCCGTGGACTATAAGGAGCATGCGCACTTTCATAAACGACTTGTAACAGCATCCACTCAGTATCAGTTCGATGACCGAGCTGGGAGTCCCCCTCGATGTCCAGAGCGCGCGCCTCTTAACTTTTATAAATGGCGACACACAGATGATGACGACCTAGCGGCAGCCAATGATGCTTAACCTTAACGGATTACAAATCGAAAGGATTGGTGTACAGTTAAGTagctaaagcaaaataaaagctgCAAGCCCAATATAATTAATGCTTTTGCTATGGTAGTTTCATTTCAACTCCATTAAAGCCAAGACAgcaatactgaaaaaaaagaaaaaaaaaacacttggctTTCTGATTTGGGTGTGCCCACCATCTTACCCCTACTATGCGGACACCTGTGGTCAAGAGTGAGTGAACACAGCAGTGGAAGAGCTGGGGTGAGATTTCCAAGAGCTCCATTCAGTACTGGGCACAAAATTAGACAGCAGCATTTTTGAGGTACTTAAAACCAAAAGGAATTGCTGATTTATTGTTGACAAGCAGGATCATAAGGCACTCATTCGCTTCAGGATACAAACACTTTCACTTTTGCACTAGAAAGGAAAACCTATCAGAGCAAAGAaattcactatctatctatctatctatctatctatctatctatctatctatctatctatctatctatctatctatctatctatctatctatctatctatctatctatctatctagtgatgCTGGAGTTGAATTGCTGCACTCGTAGGTTGGGTCTTTTCTATTTTGGACacatttaaacaagataaatgtggtCATTTTCACACCTGTTAATTGTATATGCTACACAGTTCTTACTGTTCAATAATTGTAACTCCTTGACACCCATTCAAGCCtgattgtttaaaatttatttaataaacttaGCCAATAGATACATTAGACAGTCATAAACACATTTTGGTTGACAACATTCtgtttcaaataaagtgttatttacacagtaaaaagaaaaaataagcacagtctgacaattttaaaatcaaaccTATAAAATCTGCAAACTTATAAAGTTCAAGTTAATCAAGTCACTGAAGGATGCACTGATGTCATGGCATCAAGTCAATCAGCCGTGACATACAACTCAAATACTGATTATAAAACAGAAGAGACATGATGAGACTGGCATTGCGCCACCTCACCTCGAGCAGGACATGGAGAGATAGCTACAGTTTGTTTGAGTAAAgtctctccatccattttccacacCTGTGCTTTTCAAGCATGCTGTCCCAGTGTAAGGTTGGGTGGCAGTCATAATGTGACAATTTACAATCATCAATTCAAGTCATGCCATGTTTTTAGAGTGTATGCGCAAGTCCCTTCATCTATCATGTGAAAAGATCAGTCACCACATTGATCAGTGGAACTTTCTTTCATGGGGTTTTATGTAATGTGGCAGTTAATTGTATTGCCATATTGCCTTTTTTAAACAGTATGTTTGCATGTATGTTACATGGTTTTGCCTGTTCATGCTGCCTTGTCTTATGTGCACTAATTGCTCACTGTGAGCCCTGAGCTTTGTCATTTCGTCTCCCTGTATATTTGTATACAATATGGTAAAGATAAGCTGAGCTGATTATCATAGTTGCAAAACAAGGCACAGCTTATTAATGAAGTTATCAAGTATGGGTCAGCAAATAATTTAGACATCTATGAAATCTAACAGTTTTGTGCCTGTTGTTACGTAGATGTGTATTAATAAGCCTGTTAAAAACAgagcattttgttatatttcaatAATTAAAATAGGTGCAATGCATAAACATGGGATGTCTGGTCAGCCAAGTTAATATGACATTAAAGTTTCCTTTGACAGCCTCTGTTGTAAATTCCTGATATGTCATTTGTTCTCCATATCaacaaagttgatttttttttcaagccaGCAAGAAACCAATGAGATTTCTAAAACACAAACCAAGAGAATGATATGAAACTGAAAAGGGATCAAATCAGGAGGCTGATAAGTGCCGCAACAGCAAACCATAGAGCAAGCTGTAAATTGAGGTCAGAAAGGCAAAGTGAAAACCAGCAGCCCAATAGATCAATTCAAGAGATACTCTCGATAGGTTTACCaatgtttttttggtttgtttacgCACAGCTCAGATAAAGACACGACAAAGGGGACAGCTATTTAAACCTAAAGCTGCAATTACATATAGGGAACAAACCCGGATGCCATGCCCTCAGTGACAGGAAAGGTTACTCTGGCCACTGGAACAAGCCATAGCACACTCAGGGCAAATGAGACAACTGCCAGAagaaataagatttaaaaatataacaggtGTAAAGTGAAAAAAGCATTATTTATAAACACAGAATGTATGAGTTTATATCTGTAAATTGAATGGCATGACTGTTAGCATGGCGTTTTATACTTTTTGTCCTGGTCTCTGCATGCTCTACCCATCTCTGTAGCTCCACGTGCCTCTATTTCCTACCACAAACTGATGCTGATAGGTTCGGCTAATCATTTTGCTCTGTTGTGAACAAATGTTGGTATTCGGGCCGTTGAGCACCCCAGGTGAGGTGCCACCACCTCCCTGTTCAGGGTTAAATGCAACACTGCTGCTCTAAAACTCTGAACTGGATAGACAGatggagaaaatggatggattgatggattgatATTTTTGCTAACAATTGTTACCACATTATGTGTAACCTGTTAATTAAAAGACTAGTAACATGCTAACAGGGGAAAACATTTCCTACATTGCTGTAGCACCTTTTAATTCTGCCACCCTTTCATTTAGGGCCTGCTACACACATATGTTAGATATTCTAAACATATAATCTGCATTATATACATACCTAGAAACAGAAATTAGTGAGGTTTTTGCAATTCTGCTGACACCATGAAGATGAATTATTAAGTTCTTTATATAAAACCTGCTAAACTTGTTCAGGAATTGGTCAATTAAGTTATGATGTGCAAGGCGTATGCGTAATGAAATCTGCTAAAGTTCATGGTTGACGGCTCAGGTCTGAATATTTCCTATTAAACCCGAACTGCTGATTCCTGTAAACATGAGGCGTCCCCTACGCTATAAACAAGTCCAGTTCAACATCACCTCTAGTtagtcttctttctttctttttttctttctttctttctttcgatgACTTCTCAGGGTCCAACATGACTGTCGATCTCATTAAACATGTGTAGGGTCTCTTGTGCATATGAGAAGATTGCCTGATTGTAGTTATCATCTCCTTGTGGATTTTCATGGCCTGTGTAGTAAAAGTCCTCTGGCTGGAAGTGCTCCACGTGCAAGTTAAGCCAGTCTTTATGTGAACTTCCATACTTCTCTGCGTCTGTCAAGATCCGGTTCAGTGCGCCGATGTAGCTGAGGGCCATCTGCAAGGTCTCATACTTGGACAGCTTCTTGTCTTGTCCCCACTGAGGGACCACTCGGCGCAAACGGTCAAAGGCAACATTCAGACCTTGCATTCTCCTTCTCTCACGGGCATTTGCAGCCAGTCTCCTCTTGGCAGCGTTCTCCACCTTAGGGGATCCCAGTCCAAATGAAGAAGCTGGACCTGACACAGAATCAGTGATATTTGATTTACAGGTCTTCATCTTCAAATTGTCACACACAGGTACCCAGAAAAACCCCCCTACTTGGGATCTAAGGAGATGTTCTGATCttcttgttttataaaaaaaatatatatatatatatattttggcacTCTACAGTAGTTACAATTTCACTGGCTTCTCCACTCGAGAAGAACGCATTAGGCCCTGAGAGCATCTGCTCCTCTGCTGTTGCCACAGTGCACTGTCGCTCTTTTATAGACAAGGAGTTGGAGATGAacaggtggcagcaggtggggATGCTTCCctagcctcctcctcctcctctcagcAGCATCACAATCTGGGAACAGAGCACAGTCTTCGTTTGGCCAGAACTGCACTCACAACCACAAAGCCCTGACTCTGACAACCTGCCATCTGGACCGGTGCGCAGTCCCACTTAGTCGTCAGACGGATAATCCTGCGCAAAATCCTCCACACTGTGAATGGCACGGCCATCCTGTTCCCATAACACTTGTCTCTGCCTTTGATTTCTCACTTTGGCTGGGGTGGTACAATCCTTTTCTGTAGCAAAATATTAGAATTTAGAATGGCATCATGGCTGGGAACAGCAAAGGCCGATCCGAGAGCCCAGTAATCTGAAGCTCTGCTCTGTACTCTTTAGGGAAAGCAGCAAAGACTAAAAGTGGTTTGTAGAAAAATGAAATGTGGTGCACCTGTGGAAAGTTCAAACTGgctaaaacattgagattaaaTGGTACTAGCAAAGTAGTGGAGCTATAGAGTGCTAGTGATGTTGAAAGGGAGTGAAACAGCAGCACCTGCATTGTCTACAGGATAAATATACTGGACTGAGCCGACCACCAAAaacagtttatttacaattacatgGACCCTTCTAGTCTGCTTATCTATCATATActatcatatactgtagttcctttttaatttggcctctttcatatctatttgtATATTGAGATGTGATATATCACCTTGTGTTGTTTTTATAATCCACATGAAGTATAACAGAATTACTAGTTAACTGTTACTGTTTAATTATGTAACTTTACTGTTTGACTCATACTGTTTTACAGAGAGCTGCCAGAATTGTTAGGGTACTAACCAGGTAATCCCTATGAAAttacaataaaagaaacaaaaagggt encodes the following:
- the LOC120519446 gene encoding protein atonal homolog 7-like; amino-acid sequence: MKTCKSNITDSVSGPASSFGLGSPKVENAAKRRLAANARERRRMQGLNVAFDRLRRVVPQWGQDKKLSKYETLQMALSYIGALNRILTDAEKYGSSHKDWLNLHVEHFQPEDFYYTGHENPQGDDNYNQAIFSYAQETLHMFNEIDSHVGP